The following proteins come from a genomic window of Trifolium pratense cultivar HEN17-A07 linkage group LG4, ARS_RC_1.1, whole genome shotgun sequence:
- the LOC123924658 gene encoding transcription repressor OFP6-like: MSFNFNKKTLMKNLFSSNKSFGCIKSKPSNVIQPTQKPKISIYQNKNPKRITSSTTTSCDGNAGDEDYTSTPISYNDGNINDKNNYSILKPGTKLVDSIAVEKESDEPYEDFRKSILEMIMERDIYSEKDLQELLECFLQLNAKCHHHVIVEAFMEICEKIFPKKIC, from the coding sequence ATGTCTTTCAACTTCAACAAGAAAACCCTAATGAAAAATCTTTTCTCATCTAACAAAAGTTTTGGTTGCATTAAATCAAAACCCTCTAATGTCATTCAACCCactcaaaaaccaaaaatctccatttaccaaaataaaaaccCTAAACGGATCACTTCCTCCACCACCACTTCCTGCGACGGCAACGCCGGCGATGAAGATTATACATCCACTCCCATCTCGTACAATGACGGCAACATCAACGACAAAAACAATTATAGTATTTTAAAACCTGGAACTAAACTCGTCGATAGCATTGCCGTTGAGAAGGAGTCGGACGAGCCGTACGAAGATTTTCGAAAGTCGATACTTGAAATGATAATGGAGAGAGATATTTACTCTGAAAAAGATCTACAAGAACTTCTTGAATGTTTTCTTCAGCTTAATGCAAAGTGTCACCACCATGTCATTGTTGAAGCTTTCATGGAGATTTGTGAAAAAATATTCCCAAAGAAGATTTGTTGA